In Candidatus Binataceae bacterium, the genomic window ACGTACTCGCGGATGTGCTCTTCGGTCGCGTCCTCGGCGAAGTAGTAATCCACTGTCTCGCGCGTATGCCCCGGGTCGATTGGCCATACGCACAGCACCTGCATCGCGCCCGGATTCGTCGATAGCGAAAGCATCGCGGTTGGCCATAGCGTCGCGTAGCCGACGCCTTCATCGCGCGCGTGAATCAGCGGCGCATTGTACGTCGAGAAGAACTCGTTCGTCGTATCGGCGCTGTACGCGTCAGTATCGATGACCGAGGAAAACTTCGGATGCGCGATCGGACAGTGATAACACTCGTTGAAATTCTCGATGATGATCTTCCAGTTCGACGCGAGTTGGTATTCGTCGCGCCGCACCATCCGGACTTTGTTCACATCGAGAGCCGCGCGCGCGACGAACGAAGGCAGCTTACCTAGATAGCTCGCAAGCGGAAGCGCCGCGGGGTCAGGATTCACGAAGATGAACGGCCCCCAGGTGTCGATCGAAAACGAGATGAGCGAGAGCGCGCTCTTGTCGAAACTCAACTGCTCGCCCGAGCGCGGCGCCGCGCGCAGTGTGCCGTCGAGGTTGTAAGTCCAGCCGTGGTAATGACACTGCATCGTCTTGCGATTGCCGCTGCATCCGAGAACGACTTCGCTCCCGCGATGGCGGCAGACGTTGGCGAACGCGCGCAAGCGCCTGTCATCGTTACGCACAACGATCACCGGGATGTCGCCGAGCGTGACCGTGAAGAAGTCGCCCGGCTCGGGCACTTGTCCGCTATGCCCCACGTATTGCCAGAATTTACCAAAGATACGCTGCTTCTCGGCTTCGAAGATCGCGGCGTCGGTGTACCACGAAGCGGGCAGGGTAAGCCCTCGCTCCAGACCCGCGCCGACAGTGCGATCGATTTCAATGCTCGTTGCCATACTCACTCTCCGAAAGAAAAAATATCACCACAAAGGCACGAAGGTCACAAAGGACAAACTGCTTCGAGCGGCGCTGCGCCGCTTCGCTTGGGCCCTTAGTGCCTTACTGGTTAGTCTGCCGCTGCTTCGATGCGCCCGCGATTGTCGATTTGATTTCCGGGACGGTGAGGCCGCCGGTGTATACGCGACCGTTGATTATTAGTGTTGGCGTGCCCGACAGGCCGAGCGCGTCGCCCGTGTCGATGTCGGACTCGACGACGCCCTGGTATTTCCGCTCCGCAAGGCATTGCCGGAAATTGCTGGGATCGAGTCCGAGGCGATCGGCGAGGTCTAACAGGTTGCCTGCGCCAAGCCCCTCGCGCCCGCTCATCAGCGCATCGTGATACGGCCAGAACTGATGCTGCTCACCGGCACATCGCGCGGCGATTGCGGCAATGAGCGCGTGGGAATGTGCAGGGAGCGGGAAATCAAACCAGACGAGTCTGAGCTTATCGCCATAGCCCTTGCGCAGTTCGATAAGCGTCGGTTCGAGCCGTCGGCAATTCGGGCATTCGAAATCCGAGAACTCGACGATCGTGAACGGCGCATTTGACGGTCCGATGGCGGGATGATTGTCGCCTGAAAGATCAAGTTCGACCGGCTGATCAGCCGACAACGCCAAAGAGGCGCACGCCAATATCAACGCCAAACCAAGCACCGTCGCACGAATCATGGGAACGTCGATGATACGCCTGAACCACGCCGCGAAACCACGAAAGAGGAACGGGCGCCCGCTCCAGTTGAGATGCGTTTAAATGGAAGGCTCAGTGCGCGGCTGCGACTTCGGCCAGCAGTAACTGTGTGCGAAGGATTGGACTCAGGGCGTGCAGTTCATTGATTGGAAGATTGTGGAACTGCGCATCTTTCAGCACCTGCTTGATCTCGGTCGCGAGCGGATCGCGGATTCCATGCAGACTCGTGACCTCAATCGAAGATCACGAGTCACGCGCCGATCTCGGTTCGGCGACGATACGGGTGTG contains:
- a CDS encoding aromatic ring-hydroxylating dioxygenase subunit alpha — translated: MATSIEIDRTVGAGLERGLTLPASWYTDAAIFEAEKQRIFGKFWQYVGHSGQVPEPGDFFTVTLGDIPVIVVRNDDRRLRAFANVCRHRGSEVVLGCSGNRKTMQCHYHGWTYNLDGTLRAAPRSGEQLSFDKSALSLISFSIDTWGPFIFVNPDPAALPLASYLGKLPSFVARAALDVNKVRMVRRDEYQLASNWKIIIENFNECYHCPIAHPKFSSVIDTDAYSADTTNEFFSTYNAPLIHARDEGVGYATLWPTAMLSLSTNPGAMQVLCVWPIDPGHTRETVDYYFAEDATEEHIREYVEFSDLVQREDIILCESVQRGHRSGAVERGHLMLSREGGIQHFQKLVHRFVAAEAEKDHH
- a CDS encoding DsbA family protein, with amino-acid sequence MALSADQPVELDLSGDNHPAIGPSNAPFTIVEFSDFECPNCRRLEPTLIELRKGYGDKLRLVWFDFPLPAHSHALIAAIAARCAGEQHQFWPYHDALMSGREGLGAGNLLDLADRLGLDPSNFRQCLAERKYQGVVESDIDTGDALGLSGTPTLIINGRVYTGGLTVPEIKSTIAGASKQRQTNQ